From a region of the Vibrio ostreae genome:
- the thrS gene encoding threonine--tRNA ligase, which yields MPIITLPDGSQRQFDNPVSTFEVAQSIGPGLAKATIAGRVDGVRVDACDLIENDASLEIITTKDEVDGLEIVRHSCAHLLGHALKQLYPQAKMAIGPTIDSGFYYDIDLEESLSQEDLEKIEARMLELAKTKYQVVKKKVSWQEARDTFEARQEPYKMEILDQNVARDDRPGLYHHEEYIDMCRGPHVPNMGFCQNFKLLNIAGAYWRGDSNNKMLQRIYGTAFHDKKALKAHLTRLEEAAKRDHRKIGKQLDLFHMQQEAPGMVFWHHNGWSIFRDLEVFVRQKLTEYDYQEVKGPLMMDRVLWERSGHWDKYADAMFTTHSENRDYAIKPMNCPGHVQIFNQGLKSYRDLPLRMAEFGSCHRNEPSGSLHGIMRVRGFTQDDAHIFCTEDQIQQEVTSCIKMVYDTYTTFGFENIAVKLSTRPEKRVGSDEIWDKSEEALKHSLEAMDIAYEIQEGEGAFYGPKIEFTLYDCLDRAWQCGTVQLDFNLPTRLGATYVGENNERLVPVMIHRAILGSLERFIGILIEEYAGFFPTWLAPEQAVVVNITDKQSDYAQEVAQKLQKCGIRAKADLRNEKIGFKIREHTLKRVPYMLVCGDQEMEAGEIAVRTRKGKDLGKFKLDDFVSYIQTEIASRKLNLEE from the coding sequence ATGCCTATTATTACTCTTCCTGACGGCAGTCAGCGTCAATTTGACAACCCGGTTTCTACTTTTGAAGTTGCTCAATCTATCGGTCCTGGTCTGGCGAAAGCGACCATTGCCGGCCGTGTAGATGGCGTACGCGTTGATGCGTGCGATCTGATCGAAAACGATGCAAGCCTTGAAATCATCACCACGAAAGATGAAGTAGACGGTCTGGAAATTGTTCGTCACTCTTGTGCTCACCTGCTTGGTCATGCACTGAAGCAGCTGTACCCACAAGCAAAAATGGCGATTGGTCCAACGATCGACAGTGGTTTTTACTACGATATTGATCTGGAAGAATCTCTGTCTCAGGAAGACCTGGAAAAGATCGAAGCTCGCATGCTGGAACTGGCAAAGACCAAATACCAGGTTGTGAAAAAGAAAGTCAGCTGGCAGGAAGCGCGTGATACGTTTGAAGCGCGTCAGGAACCATACAAAATGGAAATCCTGGACCAAAACGTAGCTCGTGATGACCGTCCTGGTCTTTACCACCATGAAGAATACATCGACATGTGTCGCGGTCCTCACGTACCAAACATGGGTTTCTGTCAGAACTTCAAGCTGCTGAACATCGCAGGTGCTTACTGGCGCGGCGACAGCAACAACAAGATGCTGCAACGTATCTACGGTACTGCTTTCCATGACAAGAAGGCGCTGAAAGCGCACCTGACACGTCTGGAAGAAGCTGCTAAGCGTGACCACCGTAAGATCGGTAAGCAACTTGACCTGTTCCACATGCAGCAAGAAGCACCGGGTATGGTGTTCTGGCACCACAATGGCTGGTCGATTTTCCGTGACCTGGAAGTCTTCGTTCGTCAAAAACTGACTGAGTACGATTACCAGGAAGTGAAAGGCCCGCTGATGATGGACCGCGTTCTGTGGGAACGTTCAGGTCACTGGGATAAATACGCTGATGCGATGTTTACTACCCATTCAGAGAACCGTGATTACGCCATCAAGCCAATGAACTGCCCTGGCCACGTACAGATCTTTAACCAAGGTCTGAAATCGTACCGTGACCTGCCGCTGCGTATGGCGGAATTCGGTTCATGTCACCGTAACGAGCCATCGGGTTCACTGCACGGCATTATGCGTGTGCGTGGCTTTACCCAGGATGACGCACACATTTTCTGTACTGAAGATCAGATTCAACAGGAAGTGACGTCTTGCATCAAGATGGTTTACGACACATACACCACTTTTGGTTTTGAAAACATCGCAGTAAAACTGTCTACTCGCCCTGAAAAACGCGTGGGTAGCGATGAAATCTGGGATAAATCTGAAGAAGCACTGAAACATTCTCTGGAAGCAATGGACATTGCTTACGAAATTCAAGAGGGTGAAGGCGCGTTTTACGGACCTAAGATTGAATTTACTTTGTATGATTGTCTTGACCGTGCGTGGCAATGTGGTACTGTGCAGCTCGATTTCAACCTGCCAACTCGATTGGGCGCGACTTACGTCGGCGAAAACAATGAGCGTTTGGTTCCGGTTATGATTCACCGAGCTATTTTGGGCTCTTTGGAACGCTTCATTGGTATTCTTATCGAAGAATATGCAGGTTTCTTCCCGACCTGGCTGGCACCAGAACAGGCTGTTGTTGTGAATATTACCGACAAACAATCTGATTACGCTCAAGAAGTGGCCCAAAAGCTACAAAAATGTGGCATTCGCGCAAAAGCGGACTTGAGAAATGAGAAGATTGGCTTTAAAATTCGCGAACACACTCTGAAGCGTGTACCGTACATGTTAGTTTGTGGTGACCAAGAAATGGAAGCCGGTGAAATTGCAGTACGTACTCGTAAAGGTAAAGATCTTGGTAAATTTAAACTGGATGACTTCGTATCTTATATCCAGACCGAGATTGCTAGCCGTAAGTTAAATCTGGAGGAATAA
- the infC gene encoding translation initiation factor IF-3, with protein sequence MKGGRRGQVPAKQNQHRLNGEIRGVREVRLTGADGESVGIVSIQEALAAAEEAGMDLVEISPNAEPPVCRVMDYGKFLFEKSKAQKEQKKKQKQIQIKEVKFRPGTDIGDYQVKLRNLTGFLEEGNKVKVTIRFRGREMAHQDIGVDVLNRLKEDTAEIAVVESFPSRIEGRQMIMVLAPKKK encoded by the coding sequence ATTAAAGGCGGAAGACGTGGCCAAGTACCGGCCAAACAAAACCAGCACCGTTTAAACGGTGAAATTCGTGGCGTTCGTGAAGTTCGTTTAACAGGCGCTGACGGTGAATCTGTTGGTATCGTTTCGATCCAAGAAGCACTAGCAGCGGCCGAAGAAGCTGGTATGGATCTTGTAGAGATCAGCCCTAACGCCGAGCCACCAGTCTGTCGTGTGATGGACTATGGCAAGTTCCTCTTCGAAAAGAGTAAAGCTCAGAAAGAGCAGAAGAAGAAGCAAAAGCAGATCCAGATTAAGGAAGTTAAATTCCGTCCTGGGACTGATATTGGAGACTATCAGGTAAAACTACGCAACCTGACTGGTTTCCTTGAAGAAGGCAACAAAGTGAAAGTAACGATTCGCTTCCGTGGCCGAGAGATGGCACACCAAGACATCGGTGTTGACGTTCTGAACCGACTAAAAGAAGACACGGCAGAAATTGCTGTTGTGGAATCTTTCCCGTCGCGTATTGAAGGTCGCCAGATGATCATGGTGCTAGCCCCTAAGAAGAAGTAA
- the rpmI gene encoding 50S ribosomal protein L35, whose product MPKMKTNKGAAKRFKKTAGGIKYKHATKRHILTKRTTKNKRQLRPNAILPKCEVAAVIRMLPYA is encoded by the coding sequence ATGCCTAAGATGAAAACCAACAAAGGTGCTGCTAAGCGTTTCAAGAAAACTGCTGGTGGTATTAAGTACAAGCACGCTACTAAACGTCACATCCTGACTAAGCGTACTACTAAGAACAAGCGTCAGCTACGTCCTAATGCAATCCTTCCTAAATGTGAAGTGGCTGCAGTAATCCGTATGCTGCCATACGCTTAA